In Pseudobdellovibrionaceae bacterium, a single window of DNA contains:
- a CDS encoding carbonic anhydrase — protein MNTKISTLLLKNKNWASEKVSKDSSYFTKLLQQRKPSVFWIGCCDARVIPSEIISSSLSDIFMHTNIANQVNSNDTNLIAALTFAVNTLKVEHIVVCGHTDCRGVQAAMDNNSCEVLKDWLRPLQNLYKKNNSLDTTAFSELNIKNQVKKVQQHTLLQNHKNPPQVHGWIFQIETGTIKALC, from the coding sequence ATGAACACAAAAATATCCACACTTCTATTAAAGAATAAAAATTGGGCTTCTGAAAAAGTAAGCAAAGATAGCAGCTACTTTACAAAACTTTTGCAACAGCGGAAGCCTTCTGTTTTTTGGATTGGTTGTTGTGACGCTCGAGTTATCCCTAGTGAAATTATTTCCTCCTCTTTGTCGGATATTTTTATGCATACTAATATTGCTAATCAAGTAAATAGCAATGACACAAACTTAATTGCTGCTTTAACATTTGCGGTAAATACTCTTAAGGTCGAACATATTGTTGTTTGTGGACATACTGATTGTAGAGGTGTGCAAGCAGCTATGGATAATAATTCTTGTGAAGTTTTAAAAGACTGGCTTAGGCCTTTGCAAAATCTTTATAAAAAAAATAACAGCTTAGATACTACAGCTTTTAGTGAGCTCAATATAAAAAATCAAGTGAAAAAAGTACAACAGCACACACTATTACAAAATCACAAAAATCCACCTCAAGTGCATGGGTGGATTTTTCAAATAGAAACGGGAACAATCAAAGCCCTTTGCTAA
- the nhaA gene encoding Na+/H+ antiporter NhaA has protein sequence MINKWQNNIRNFLKLELVTGLLILCAAIVALILSNSAWSESYFHFIHLPIHLSIGSLKLHYGLQHWVNDALMVLFFYVVGLEIKKELIEGELASPKKAALPIFSALGGMLIPACIYLFFNYKLDSQIGWGIPMATDIAFSLGALNLVKQKVPLSLKVFLLSLAIVDDLGAILVIALFYTQHISIHFLSWALSLLLLLYVLRKVGLFNLPLLIITGLLVWVCFIKSGVHSTIAGVLLAFLTPLYHPKTKKVIASNYIEKLHSFVNFVVLPLFAFSNAGIVLGGQNIFTSLSHPVSLGVSFGLLLGKPLGILSFALLSIKLKLSSLPKDVNWTQITGIGLIAGMGFTMSIFVTNLSFVNNPHLTEIAKLSVLLASLSAAILGIILLNKTQKT, from the coding sequence TTGATCAATAAGTGGCAGAATAATATTCGTAACTTTTTAAAATTAGAACTGGTTACAGGGCTGTTAATTTTATGCGCCGCCATTGTTGCATTGATATTGTCTAATTCTGCATGGAGTGAATCGTATTTTCATTTTATTCACCTTCCTATTCACCTAAGTATTGGAAGTTTAAAATTACACTATGGCTTACAACACTGGGTTAATGACGCCTTAATGGTATTGTTTTTTTATGTTGTTGGTTTAGAAATTAAAAAAGAACTTATAGAGGGCGAGTTAGCTTCGCCAAAAAAAGCCGCTCTTCCTATTTTTTCTGCTTTGGGAGGAATGCTTATTCCTGCCTGCATTTATTTATTTTTTAATTATAAATTAGACTCACAAATAGGATGGGGTATTCCCATGGCTACAGACATTGCGTTTTCTTTAGGAGCTTTAAATTTAGTAAAACAAAAAGTTCCCTTATCTTTAAAAGTCTTTTTACTTAGCCTTGCTATTGTAGATGATTTAGGAGCTATTTTAGTTATTGCTCTTTTTTATACTCAACACATTTCTATACACTTTTTATCTTGGGCTTTATCCTTACTATTACTACTTTATGTTTTACGAAAAGTGGGCCTATTTAACCTCCCCTTGCTAATAATTACTGGACTTTTAGTTTGGGTATGCTTTATAAAAAGTGGCGTGCACTCTACTATTGCCGGTGTACTGTTAGCCTTTTTAACTCCTTTGTATCACCCAAAAACCAAGAAGGTAATTGCCAGCAATTATATTGAAAAACTACACAGCTTTGTAAACTTTGTTGTTTTGCCTTTGTTTGCCTTTAGTAATGCGGGCATTGTTTTGGGTGGGCAAAATATTTTCACCAGCCTTTCTCACCCTGTAAGCCTAGGTGTTTCTTTTGGACTTTTATTAGGAAAGCCTTTAGGCATATTATCTTTTGCCCTGCTATCTATAAAATTAAAACTAAGCTCACTTCCCAAAGATGTAAACTGGACACAAATAACAGGAATAGGCTTAATTGCAGGAATGGGCTTTACCATGTCTATTTTTGTTACTAATTTGTCGTTTGTGAATAATCCGCATTTAACAGAAATAGCAAAATTAAGTGTGCTGCTGGCCTCTTTATCGGCTGCCATTTTAGGTATAATACTATTAAATAAAACACAAAAAACTTAA